ACTGCTTGCCGCAGAGCTGGGTTGATTTCGACGAGTGTGACCTCGCTTCGTCCCGTCCCTTGAAAGCAACGAAGATGGCGCTCGCCAATCGAACCGACGCCAACGACGAGTACGTGATGAGAAGGGGATTCGGACATCGGTGCTCGCTTGATGCGCGGGATTGCGGATCGGTTAACTAATTAGCAGCAGCCCCTCACCCCAACCCTCTCCCCGGCCGCATTTGATTAAATTCGGCGAGGAGAGGGAGTGAAGAAGCAGAAGATTAGACGCGACGGTCGAACGTCACGCCGAGCGGGGCGAACTTCTTGGCGATATCTTCCAGGCCGTTCTTGACCATCAGCAGGTCAGCGCCGTGACAGAGGAAGCGGCCGCCAAGTGCGAGGACTTCTTTCGCGTGTTCAACGGAGAAAATCGGCATGCCCCAGTGCTTGCCGGCCTTCTTCGCAGCAGCAGCCACTTGTTGCATCGCGTCCTTGATCTTCGGATGGTCGAACTGCCCTGGAATGCCGGCGAGAATGCTGAAGTCGCCAGGACCCAGGAAGAGAATATCGACGCCATCGACGGCGGCCATCGCTTCGGCATGCACGAGCGCCTTGGGATCTTCGATCTGAATGACGATGAATGTTTCGTCATTCGCGGCCTTGATGTATTCGCCAAGCGGCATCATGCAGTACGGGTTGTCGCAGTTGCCGCTATCGATGCCGCGCTCACCCATGGGCGCGAACTTCGACCAGCGGACGACCTGCTTCGCCTCTTCCGCGTTGTCGCAGCGGGGATACATGATGCCGGTCGCACCAATTTCGAGAATCCGCCCCATCCGCATGAACTCGCCCTTGGCCGGGCGAATCATGATGTCCGAAGCGCCGACGCGCGACGCGCGGGCCAAGTGAGCGGCTGTCTCGACGCTGTGGCCGTGGTGCTCCAGGTCGAGCCACAGACCATCCCAGCCCATCAAGCTGGCCATTTCAAACACCGAGGCATCGCCAAAGTGCATGGTCGTAAGAAGGACGGGTTGATTCTGTTTCAGCTTGGCTTTGATCGTACTCTTGCGCATGGTTCAGGTGAGCTTTCGAGCTAGGAAGGAAGTTATATCGAGGA
Above is a window of Anatilimnocola aggregata DNA encoding:
- a CDS encoding HpcH/HpaI aldolase family protein; this encodes MRKSTIKAKLKQNQPVLLTTMHFGDASVFEMASLMGWDGLWLDLEHHGHSVETAAHLARASRVGASDIMIRPAKGEFMRMGRILEIGATGIMYPRCDNAEEAKQVVRWSKFAPMGERGIDSGNCDNPYCMMPLGEYIKAANDETFIVIQIEDPKALVHAEAMAAVDGVDILFLGPGDFSILAGIPGQFDHPKIKDAMQQVAAAAKKAGKHWGMPIFSVEHAKEVLALGGRFLCHGADLLMVKNGLEDIAKKFAPLGVTFDRRV